A region from the Corylus avellana chromosome ca7, CavTom2PMs-1.0 genome encodes:
- the LOC132188722 gene encoding protein SMALL AUXIN UP-REGULATED RNA 51-like, translating into MMDSKKSNKIREIVRLQQILKKWKKLANAPKNTSNATSPSTAAASANISTAGSKSIKFLKRTLSFPDVSAASNDVVPKGFLAVCVGKELKRFIIPTEYLGHQAFGILLREAEEEFGFQQEGVLKIPCEVHVFEKILKVVEEKREVFYLHEFGSNADNNEKIGCYSPDCELTPSHHPQMCR; encoded by the coding sequence ATGATGGATTCAAAGAAGTCTAACAAGATCAGAGAGATTGTTAGGCTTCAGCAGATCCTCAAGAAGTGGAAAAAGCTTGCGAATGCTCCAAAGAACACCTCCAACGCCACCTCTCCCAGCACTGCAGCAGCCAGCGCCAACATCAGCACAGCAGGCAGCAAAAGCATCAAATTCCTGAAGAGAACACTCTCATTTCCAGACGTTTCCGCCGCTTCCAACGACGTCGTTCCGAAAGGATTTCTCGCGGTTTGTGTCGGGAAGGAGCTCAAGAGATTCATCATCCCCACAGAATACTTGGGTCACCAAGCATTTGGGATTTTACTGCGAGAAGCTGAGGAAGAATTTGGCTTCCAACAAGAGGGAGTGCTCAAGATTCCTTGTGAAGTGCATGTGTTTGAGAAAATCTTGAAGGTAgttgaagagaaaagagaggtGTTCTATTTGCATGAGTTTGGTTCCAATGCAGACAACAACGAGAAGATTGGGTGCTACTCACCGGATTGTGAGCTTACACCCTCTCATCATCCTCAAATGTGTAGATGA